A section of the Gottschalkia purinilytica genome encodes:
- the saoL gene encoding MerB-like organometallic lyase SaoL has protein sequence MFKEYSLDELLIDNKYLDLTEIEKKLRRSLMNYTLQYKKPFNIKAPSIEVIKDIGLNIEKLNEIINRFVEKNIVVVNDKGDINFIYPVSALPTHHLVTLSDKRKFNAMCAIDSLGSTFTFGQDIEILSECSECGEKIKIEIKNGKIKRVSSKNIRVLHVDLNKHKNWSGSCUNIMNFFCKKEHYDTWVKNMNLREYKIFCLDIREAFHIGKIIFDVE, from the coding sequence ATGTTTAAAGAATATTCATTAGATGAACTACTTATTGATAATAAATATTTGGATCTAACAGAAATTGAAAAGAAATTGAGAAGAAGCTTAATGAATTATACTTTACAATATAAAAAACCATTTAATATAAAAGCTCCATCAATAGAAGTTATAAAAGATATAGGTTTAAACATTGAAAAGCTTAATGAAATCATAAATCGTTTTGTAGAAAAGAATATAGTAGTCGTGAATGATAAGGGAGATATTAATTTTATATATCCAGTTTCAGCACTTCCTACTCATCATTTGGTTACATTAAGTGACAAGAGAAAATTCAATGCTATGTGTGCAATAGATTCACTAGGCTCAACCTTTACATTTGGACAAGATATAGAAATACTTTCTGAATGTAGTGAGTGCGGGGAAAAAATAAAGATAGAAATTAAAAATGGAAAAATTAAAAGAGTATCTTCTAAGAATATAAGAGTATTACATGTAGACTTAAATAAGCATAAAAACTGGAGTGGAAGCTGCTGAAACATAATGAATTTCTTCTGTAAGAAGGAACATTATGATACTTGGGTTAAGAATATGAATTTAAGAGAATATAAAATATTTTGCTTAGATATAAGGGAAGCATTTCATATAGGTAAGATAATTTTTGATGTAGAGTAA
- the saoB gene encoding ABC transporter substrate-binding (seleno)protein SaoB, producing MRLINKRTVLLLIVMIIIVLIINLPKESSSEKIKVGVSDDSSGIVLNYMIKNGFKAIHMQKDFETYSIKDCCSNTSQWALTSDLLDISILCPDAAKALVEKDSRFEINSIVMLNSDIFVLRKNNPKKIGITQKRYYQKDLVKERFGNDVEIVPMISTALPYALEKGMVDGIVIDILKGLSIDGEKLSAHTNKDIPTYVLVVRKDFKKDARYKEFIENFKIATTKLNNEEILLNELKTDKENNFGRKEVENWKNLKVKLVYIISQEH from the coding sequence ATGAGACTTATAAACAAAAGAACAGTATTACTTTTGATAGTAATGATAATTATAGTATTAATTATAAATCTGCCAAAAGAATCATCATCAGAAAAAATTAAAGTAGGGGTTTCGGATGATTCTTCAGGTATAGTATTAAACTATATGATAAAAAATGGATTTAAAGCAATTCATATGCAAAAAGATTTTGAGACATATTCAATAAAAGACTGTTGCAGTAATACATCCCAATGGGCTTTGACATCAGATTTATTGGATATATCTATATTATGTCCAGATGCTGCAAAAGCCTTAGTAGAGAAGGATAGTAGATTTGAAATAAATTCTATAGTTATGTTGAATTCAGATATATTTGTATTGAGAAAAAATAACCCTAAGAAAATAGGAATAACGCAGAAAAGATATTATCAAAAAGACTTAGTTAAAGAAAGATTTGGAAATGATGTTGAAATAGTACCTATGATTTCAACAGCTCTTCCCTATGCTCTAGAAAAAGGGATGGTTGATGGTATTGTCATAGACATTTTAAAGGGACTGTCAATAGATGGAGAAAAACTTTCAGCACATACAAATAAGGATATACCTACTTATGTGTTAGTAGTAAGAAAAGATTTTAAAAAAGACGCAAGATATAAAGAGTTTATAGAAAACTTCAAGATAGCTACAACTAAACTTAATAACGAAGAAATACTTTTAAATGAGCTTAAAACTGACAAAGAAAATAACTTTGGTAGAAAGGAGGTTGAAAATTGGAAGAATCTCAAAGTAAAGCTAGTATATATAATAAGTCAGGAACATTAG
- the saoP gene encoding ABC transporter permease subunit SaoP (Most members of this family are selenoproteins with the selenocysteine residue at the channel-gating position.) produces MEESQSKASIYNKSGTLVKSSLLNNPKIFIYKLIFFSLIIFIWYFLAKYYNNDLILPSPYNTGKSLIQSITSKEVITNILITLKRVLTGFLYAFLIGVPIGFLMGYSKIANGVVEGLIHSLRQVPLMAWVPLTIVWFGLGDGPTIFLIAFTGVFPIILNTIDGIQGISKDYYNAAKSMGAGPVSIFKDIIVPATIPNILTGCRIAISNGWMSVIUAEFIATSAGFGYSLVEAQTMMQTDKLVALMIMAALVGFGIDILLQLLNKTLTKWRVN; encoded by the coding sequence TTGGAAGAATCTCAAAGTAAAGCTAGTATATATAATAAGTCAGGAACATTAGTAAAGAGTTCTTTATTAAATAATCCTAAAATTTTTATATATAAGTTAATATTTTTTTCATTAATTATATTTATTTGGTATTTTTTGGCTAAATACTATAATAATGACTTAATACTTCCTAGTCCATATAATACAGGAAAGTCTCTGATACAGTCTATTACAAGCAAAGAAGTGATTACAAATATACTTATAACTTTAAAAAGAGTTTTAACAGGGTTTCTGTATGCTTTTTTAATAGGTGTTCCAATAGGATTTCTAATGGGATATTCTAAAATTGCAAATGGTGTTGTAGAAGGATTGATTCATTCATTAAGACAAGTTCCACTTATGGCTTGGGTACCACTTACAATAGTATGGTTTGGGTTAGGTGATGGGCCTACTATATTTTTAATAGCATTTACAGGAGTATTTCCTATTATTCTAAATACTATTGATGGAATCCAAGGTATATCTAAAGACTACTATAATGCTGCAAAAAGTATGGGAGCAGGTCCAGTTAGTATATTTAAAGATATAATTGTACCAGCTACTATTCCTAATATATTAACAGGATGTAGGATTGCTATAAGCAATGGTTGGATGTCGGTAATCTGAGCGGAGTTCATTGCTACGAGTGCTGGGTTCGGCTACTCTTTAGTTGAAGCTCAAACAATGATGCAGACAGATAAACTAGTTGCCTTAATGATAATGGCTGCATTAGTTGGATTTGGGATAGATATACTTTTACAATTACTAAATAAAACTCTTACCAAGTGGAGGGTTAATTAA